The genomic segment ataatgggcaaaaatcccccaaaaagtgcagtttccctttaagtagcttcttacgagttcaagaccaaccctccgaTTCCATACTGTTCTAATTTATTGATGTCAAAAGCTTTTGTTAGATCaataaacactgcagctgcacatggtttaccatctattgcaatGATGAATGcaattgatgttgaaatgttggctctgtaACTATTGGTTGTCCGCAAGTGTTCCACTTTTATGAATGAATATGTCTAATCTGTTGTCTAacaatttttcaacaatttccGAAAATTGTTGAAGTAAAGAAATTGGTACAGGTATAAATAGgtacaacttttgctattttaattttgtttgggaatttgcctgttttaaaagataggttgctgatatatagactatattgccaaaagtatttggccacccatccaaatgatgagaatcaggtgtcctaaccacttgtgtataaaatcaagcacttaggcatggagactgtttctacaaacatttttgaaagaatgggccactctcagtgatttccagcgtggaactgtcataggatgccacctgtgcaacaaatccagtcgtgtaatttcctcgctcctaaatattccaaagtcaactttattataagaaaaatgaagagtttgggaaaaacagcaagtcagccaccaaatgggaggccacgtaaactgacagagaggggtcagcggatgctgaagcgcatagtgcaaagcctttctgcacagtcagttgctacagagctccaaacttcatgtgaccttccaattagcccacgtacagtacgcagagagcttcatggaatgggtttccatggccaagcagctgcatctaagccatttatcaccaagtccaatgcaaagcgtcggatgcagtggtgtaaagcacgtcgccactggactctagagcagtggagacgccttctctggactgatgaatcacgcttttccatctggccatCTGATGGACcaatctgggtttggaggttgccaggagaacgctacatttcggactgcattgtaccaagtgtgaaatttggtggaggaggaattatggtgtggggttgcttTTTCAGGAGATGGTCTTGgcaccttagttccagtgaaaggagctttgaatgctccaggatactaaaacattttggaccattcaatgggatggcacttcgagTTCATatctgagtaaaggcaggtggccaaatacttctggcaatatagtgtatgtcagaggttctgaaatgtcttcaatAACCGTTTTAATTGTTTCCATATCAAATCCGTTACCATCAGTTGAGTTCTTAGAAAAAGtctacatttgatttaatttacagCAACATAAGCACTGTCTAGTGTTTCGGAGGCACACAGCGTACGGCCAACAATTTAATTAGAGCATAGTTCATCCTAAAAAAGGACTTCAAAATGGAAGATACTTTTTTATTTGTGGGATCCAACTAAGTTAGTGCATGCAAACATAGTGTTTGTCTCAGAACAAAGCCTTGACACCTTGAACTCACCAAATACTCGCTCATGGTACTCAGACCACCCTCTGCATGGAAGTTATTTTATTCACACTCAGTGAATGTGTTAAAATACAAGAATGAAAgcctgcaaacatttttttaaaaatgtgtgggACCTACAAAATTACATGATTTATACATTTTACTATTACGCTGTCCCCTGTTTATATTACATGCACTATATAATATTTGACATGTCAGagttaaaatgtgtttgttttgtttgtgttcaGACATCCAACAGCTGATTGGACGTCAGGAAGAACGTGTCCCTCAACCGCAGAAGGAGAGCTTCACTTTAAAGCAGAAGGAGCCACAGCTTctccattttaaagaggaagagccACAACTCCCTCATATTAAAGAGGATAACAGCAAACAGCCCCCTCGTTTAAAAGGGGGGGAGCCAAAGCCTCCTCATGTTAAAAAGGAAGAGTTGGAGCCAAAGCCCCCACATGTTAAAAAGGAAGAGTTGGAGCCAAAACCCCCACatgttaaagaggaagaggaggaagtgtggatcagtcaggaggaagagtgtcttctagggcaggaggaggctgatctcaccaagtttccactgactgttgtctctgtgaagactgaagaccatgaagacaaaccacctgagtcctcacagcttcatcacagtccaagtgatGAGAACATGGAACCTCCAAGCAGCATCTCACcaaaacacatgacaacagaagctgatggagaccactgtggaggatcacaagcagacacgatcttagctccactatcagatagtgacgacacaacgtcacactctaaTGTAAATATGGAATCAcacctgagaacacacacagaagaAATACCTTTCCATTGTTCATTTTGCGGTAAAGGATTCATGTACAAAGGTCATAtgcaagcacacatgagaacacacacaggagaaaaacctttcagttgttcagtttgtgcaaAAGGCTTTGTTGTAAAATCTAATTTGACTCGACATATGAaaatacacacaggagaaaaacctttcagttgttcagtttgctGTAAAACATTCTCTCTCAAAGGTCATATGCAAACACACATGagtacacacacaggagaaaattaTTTCAGTTGTTCAGTGTGTGGTAAAAAATTTGTTTACAAATCTAATATGCTAatacacgcaagtaaacacgcaggagaaaaacctttcgcaTGTTCAGTGTGCGGTAAAAGATTCTTTACCAAACATCATATGGAAAGACACAAGACAACACACACCggtgaaaaacctttcagttgttcagaGTGTGGTAAAAGATTCTCTCACAGAAGTAATATTCAAAGACACAAGAGAAAACACACAGAGGAACAAGCTTTTAGTTGTCCAGTGTGCGCCAAAAGATTCTCTCACAAAAGTAGCATGCAAAGACACAtgggaacacacacaggagaaaaacgtTTCAATTGCTCAGTGTGTGCTAAACGATTCTCTCACAAAAGTAGCATGCAAAGACACAtgggaacacacacaggagaataaCTGTTCCTTTTTGAAAGTCATCCGTGAATGGACCTAATAGTCACTGAATGTCTGTTTTGGTCCAGAATTGCCAATCCGCACCCAGCCAGCCCAcctgttcaaactatgtgtatTGTCACAGTGACCAGAAATATTAAATAtgtgtgttaaataaaacatttgccttgtttttaagtaCATATATTAAGGCCTACTGTAGGCTACtgtaatttaatgttggtcattatggggtccccacatctgcggtcccctccaaggcttctcattgtatcccattgggttgagttttttcttgccctgatgtgggatctgagccgaggatgtcgttgtggcttgtgcagccctttgagacactcgtgatttagggctatataaataaacgttgattggttgatttaatgttaaCTAGTGTTGTGTGATTTGAAAAAATGTCAAGAAAAGTGTGTGAAATTACAAATTCTACGTGGTGTAAGACTGGAAGGTGTGCTAATTGAATCCctgttgcatatatatatatatatata from the Entelurus aequoreus isolate RoL-2023_Sb linkage group LG20, RoL_Eaeq_v1.1, whole genome shotgun sequence genome contains:
- the LOC133635771 gene encoding gastrula zinc finger protein 5-1-like; its protein translation is MNGCQKEGPLQQRGGSSLKQKESQPPHVKEEEEEVWISQEGECLLGQEEADLTKFPLTVVSVKTEDHEDKPPESSHLHHSPNIQQLIGRQEERVPQPQKESFTLKQKEPQLLHFKEEEPQLPHIKEDNSKQPPRLKGGEPKPPHVKKEELEPKPPHVKKEELEPKPPHVKEEEEEVWISQEEECLLGQEEADLTKFPLTVVSVKTEDHEDKPPESSQLHHSPSDENMEPPSSISPKHMTTEADGDHCGGSQADTILAPLSDSDDTTSHSNVNMESHLRTHTEEIPFHCSFCGKGFMYKGHMQAHMRTHTGEKPFSCSVCAKGFVVKSNLTRHMKIHTGEKPFSCSVCCKTFSLKGHMQTHMSTHTGENYFSCSVCGKKFVYKSNMLIHASKHAGEKPFACSVCGKRFFTKHHMERHKTTHTGEKPFSCSECGKRFSHRSNIQRHKRKHTEEQAFSCPVCAKRFSHKSSMQRHMGTHTGEKRFNCSVCAKRFSHKSSMQRHMGTHTGE